The Patescibacteria group bacterium genome window below encodes:
- a CDS encoding TatD family hydrolase encodes MLFDTHAHLNFEAFENDWKETAKRALDADIKIINVGSNLETSKKTVEIAEEFKEGVYAAVGLHPIHVLDEEVDIEEYKKLAAHPKVVALGEIGLDYFRMPTTIRPEGAGGVATGRQIKSSAEIKNLQKEVLLKFLKLGAEEKLPVIIHCREAHTDLIDLLENFNKPPGSDARGVMHCFSGSWEEARRYLNLGFLISFTGVITFAHYEGETLAKIPLNKIMVETDCPYLTPEPHRGKRNEPRYVEYVAKEVARVKDETYEEVARVTTENARLLFSKIK; translated from the coding sequence ATGTTATTTGACACTCACGCGCATTTAAATTTTGAAGCTTTTGAAAATGATTGGAAGGAAACTGCCAAACGCGCGCTTGATGCTGATATTAAAATTATAAATGTCGGCAGTAATTTAGAAACAAGTAAAAAAACAGTAGAAATTGCCGAGGAATTTAAGGAAGGTGTTTACGCGGCAGTCGGCCTTCATCCGATTCATGTTTTGGATGAAGAAGTGGATATTGAAGAATATAAAAAATTAGCGGCGCATCCGAAAGTCGTGGCGCTGGGTGAAATTGGTTTGGATTATTTTAGAATGCCAACGACTATTCGGCCGGAAGGAGCGGGTGGAGTAGCAACGGGTCGTCAGATTAAATCGTCAGCGGAAATAAAAAATTTACAAAAAGAAGTTTTACTTAAATTTTTAAAATTAGGGGCAGAAGAAAAGTTACCAGTGATTATCCATTGCCGCGAAGCACATACTGATTTGATTGATCTTTTGGAAAATTTTAACAAACCACCGGGTTCTGACGCGAGGGGAGTGATGCATTGTTTTTCGGGAAGCTGGGAAGAAGCGCGGCGATATTTAAATTTGGGATTTTTAATTTCCTTTACTGGCGTTATAACCTTTGCTCATTATGAAGGAGAAACTTTGGCAAAAATTCCTTTGAATAAAATTATGGTGGAAACAGATTGTCCATATCTTACGCCCGAGCCGCACCGCGGAAAGCGAAATGAACCGCGCTACGTTGAATATGTCGCGAAAGAGGTGGCAAGAGTTAAAGATGAAACTTATGAGGAAGTAGCAAGAGTTACTACGGAAAACGCAAGACTTCTTTTTTCAAAAATAAAATAA
- a CDS encoding CvpA family protein yields MILLDLILLLILGGFVLYGLWFGLIHTLGVLVGTIAGAFLAARWYEPVAGWAGFLFGGHENLAKVVCFLILFVIINRLVGLIFWIIDKIFSFLKIVPFLSTINRLLGAVFGFFEGVLVLGLTLFVAERYPLGDWFVNSLADSKIANYFITVGKILMPLLPEVVKQLKSYVI; encoded by the coding sequence ATGATTCTCCTTGATCTCATCCTTCTCCTAATTCTTGGCGGATTTGTGCTTTACGGTCTTTGGTTTGGTTTAATCCATACCCTTGGTGTTTTGGTCGGCACGATCGCCGGCGCGTTTTTGGCAGCCAGGTGGTATGAGCCGGTTGCTGGCTGGGCGGGTTTTCTTTTCGGCGGCCATGAAAATTTAGCCAAAGTTGTTTGTTTTTTAATTCTTTTTGTCATAATTAATCGTCTTGTTGGCCTCATTTTTTGGATTATTGATAAAATTTTTTCGTTTTTGAAAATTGTTCCCTTTTTGAGCACGATCAACCGTTTGCTCGGCGCAGTGTTTGGATTTTTTGAAGGAGTTTTGGTTTTGGGCTTAACGCTTTTTGTCGCGGAAAGATATCCGCTCGGAGACTGGTTTGTAAATTCTTTGGCCGATTCCAAAATTGCAAATTATTTTATAACCGTGGGAAAAATTTTAATGCCGCTTCTTCCGGAAGTTGTTAAACAATTAAAATCTTATGTTATTTGA
- the metG gene encoding methionine--tRNA ligase produces MAEKNKKFYITTPIYYVNAKPHIGHAYTTITADVLARYHRMRGDDVYFLTGTDEHGAKIQQIADKTRKNPKEFVDEISAAFSEAWDVLNISNDNFIRTTDPAHEKAVAAVTQKLFDKKFIYKGKYEALYCVGCEQYKTRAELFDGKCPDHKCEPEIHAEEAYLFRMSKFKDELSRLIKSDKFKISPGARKNEMISFLEKEELKDVAISRKKEKVPWGIELPFDKNHTLYVWVDALLNYLTGLGWPKNKKVYDKFWPVNLQLMSKDILRVHSTIWPAMLLAMGEKLPKQLFVHGYFTIDGQKMSKSLGNVIDPVELAGKYGVDEIRYFLSREVSFGEDGDFGFIRLEGRYNADLANGLGNLVARVLAMCEKYFDSKIPEKVSGSAERTWQSYEINMEKLAPHLALKDVWDLISFCDQFINTEAPWQLAKVDKEKLSRVIYTLLETLRHIAWLIAPFMPMTSDKIFEQLGLKPETEKKKSLEKAKVWGGLAPGKKIKKGAALFPRLEK; encoded by the coding sequence ATGGCAGAAAAAAATAAAAAGTTTTACATCACTACTCCGATTTATTATGTAAATGCCAAGCCACACATTGGCCACGCGTACACGACGATTACGGCCGATGTTTTGGCGCGTTATCACAGGATGCGGGGCGATGATGTTTATTTTCTAACTGGCACCGATGAGCATGGCGCGAAAATTCAGCAGATCGCCGATAAGACGCGAAAAAACCCAAAAGAATTTGTTGATGAAATTTCCGCTGCTTTTTCCGAGGCATGGGATGTACTTAATATATCAAACGATAATTTTATCCGAACAACTGATCCGGCGCATGAAAAAGCCGTAGCCGCGGTAACACAAAAACTTTTTGACAAGAAATTTATTTATAAGGGAAAATACGAAGCGCTCTATTGTGTCGGCTGTGAACAATATAAAACCAGGGCGGAATTGTTTGACGGGAAATGCCCGGACCATAAGTGCGAACCGGAAATACATGCAGAAGAAGCGTATTTGTTCCGGATGTCTAAATTTAAAGACGAATTATCGCGTCTTATAAAAAGTGACAAATTTAAAATTAGCCCCGGAGCCCGTAAAAACGAGATGATTTCTTTTTTAGAAAAAGAGGAGCTAAAGGACGTGGCCATTTCGCGGAAAAAAGAAAAGGTTCCGTGGGGCATAGAATTGCCGTTTGATAAAAATCACACTCTTTATGTTTGGGTTGACGCTCTTTTAAATTATTTGACCGGTCTTGGTTGGCCAAAAAACAAAAAGGTGTACGATAAATTTTGGCCCGTTAACTTGCAATTAATGAGCAAAGATATTTTGCGGGTGCATTCCACGATTTGGCCGGCTATGCTTTTGGCGATGGGGGAGAAATTGCCAAAGCAGCTTTTTGTTCATGGATATTTTACGATTGACGGGCAGAAAATGAGTAAGTCGCTAGGTAATGTTATTGATCCAGTGGAACTCGCGGGGAAATATGGCGTGGACGAAATTAGATATTTTCTATCGCGCGAAGTTTCTTTTGGTGAAGACGGGGATTTTGGTTTTATTCGCCTGGAAGGGAGATACAATGCCGATTTGGCAAACGGATTGGGAAATTTAGTTGCTCGGGTGCTCGCAATGTGTGAAAAATATTTTGATAGTAAAATTCCGGAGAAAGTTTCCGGTAGTGCGGAACGGACTTGGCAGAGTTATGAAATAAACATGGAAAAATTGGCGCCGCACTTGGCCTTGAAAGATGTTTGGGATTTAATTTCTTTTTGCGATCAATTTATAAATACTGAAGCGCCTTGGCAACTTGCAAAAGTTGATAAAGAAAAATTGTCGCGGGTGATTTATACTTTACTTGAAACATTGCGTCACATCGCCTGGCTTATCGCGCCGTTCATGCCAATGACTTCGGATAAAATTTTTGAACAGCTCGGATTGAAACCAGAAACGGAAAAGAAAAAAAGTTTAGAAAAAGCGAAAGTTTGGGGCGGTCTTGCGCCGGGAAAAAAGATAAAAAAGGGCGCGGCGCTTTTTCCGAGATTGGAAAAATAA